The DNA segment gttgttgtaactggtctgtagattgtctctctcttcagtcagggtgttgtaactggtctgtagcttgtctctctcttcagtcaggttgttgtaactggtctgtagcttgtctctctcttcagtaagtgtgttgtaactggtctgtagcttgtctctctcttcagtcaggttgttgtaactggtctgtagcttgtctctctcttcagtcaggttgttgtaactggtctgtagcttgtctctctcttcagtcaggttgttgtaactggtctgtagcttgtctctctcttcagtaagtgtgttgtaactggtctgtagctggccTTTCTGCAGATGTGTCGTGGTGCTGATCTCACTGTTCctccagggtgtctgtagtgacgtaGATATCCACAATCCTTTCCTCCATCTCAACTCTGTCAAATCTTATTGTTTATATCTGGCTTGGTATAGATGGACTCGCACATTTTAAACACTCATTTTAAATGTTTTCTGACTATGGCTACATTGCCTTGAAGCAGGGTTTTCCAAGCCCTTCTTGGTGAACTTAATGTGTTTTGCCCTACactgctgattcaaataaccaactcatcatcaaggtTTGATGATTTGAATCAACTGTGTAGTGCTGGGGTAAAAAACTAAACGTTCACCCGGAGGATCCCCCAGTACAGAGTGTCTGAGTCTGAAGATGACTGCTTTTAAACCTGTTGTAGGTGGGGATTTGTGGAACAGAAACATGTCATAGCTGATTATACAGAAACATGTCATAGCTGATTATACAGAAACATGTCATAGCTGGTTTACAGTAACATGGGACTCTAGctagtaggagttggcaagacagcactaaacagacctgggactctagctggtaggagttggcaagacagcactaaacagacctgggactcgaGCTGgtaggagttgacaagacagcacTAGACAGACCTGGGACTCGAGCtggtaggagttggcaagacagcactaaacagacctgggactctagctagggttgggttaagtttaggtaaGAAGTATTGTTTAGGGGTTGGAGTGAGGTTAGAAAACAAAATTCATGCCAGCAACCTTGTGTTATGCCTTCCATTCAACACCAATTTATCACCAAGCAAGTGTATTTAACACGCACTGGGCACTGTAAACTCTGCCCACTGACCATTGAGCTTTAATTGAACCAATCACATTCATTatgtgtgtcacgacttccggcgaagttggctcccctgtcTGTTCGGggggtgctcggcggtcgtcgtcaccgtccaacttgtcgctaccgatccctttttcgtttgtcttattagtttcacctgtgtgtattttagtttaattagcttcccgatatatagtaggttgtcccgcccttgttttgtgtgggattgtttttgttactctgttggagtgtgggcatcatgtgtgtattctccggactgttttgtcctgtgtttgggcgccctgtgtgttggcgtgaccgtttgtTTGCCGGAGAATAAATTCACGatatactgaaccctgctctctgcgcctgattccaaccCAACACTCCTAGTATCCCGTGACAATGTGCCTGAGACAGAGCTGCCCTAAGGGCAAGATTGAATACGGAAAACTGTCCCAAACCGATCTGGATTGTTGTTTGAGATTTAGGCTAAATCTCTACCACCTGTTCACATTCTTTTAACCAACCCTTTGTCCATCTGCTGGTGAATAAGAGAAAAAACATTTAAATTTAAATAAACCGATAACCAAACCACAACATGGAAGCTATCAAAAAACTTGTAAGATGAAGATCAAGGCACTTAAATGCCTTTATTGTGGTCGTACGTTTAATGAAACAACATACAAAAAATGAATGTAAAAAAAGAAACAAGAATACAATGGAGCATATTATCTACAATATTGTATGTATACTGCATAACTTTGCTCTTCAATAAAACATATTTGTTCATTGAacaatatattttaaatgttatAGATTGGGTTGCCAAATGGTGGTGTCATACATGACCGATGACATCACAATGGTCTTAAAGCCAATTTGAACAATGGGTTAATGAGGAAATGTATCAGTCTTCATTGGTTATCGACATGGCTTGTTTCTGCTGGTGCAAAAAGGTATGAAATCAGGTCATTTAATCAATTAACAACTACTATCATTCTGGAGTAGTATTTTTCTCTTAAACCTAGTGGGAAGAGTAAAAGTACAATGACATTCTGATTGACGAATACGTAAAAAGTGTACATGAAATGTACATGAAGTTCGGCTATTGCAAATGTCACTCAATGTAACCTGTCTATAATGTGCTATTTTAGGTTTAGGATAGATACCTATGATTCTCCATTTAGGCCAACCTCTTCCTACTCTTATGACCCCCCTCCTCCATTGTCAACAGAAAAAACGTCAGAAAGCAAATTCAGTTGATGTGGAGCAGAAGACAAGAaagaagaaggagaggggcacttcatccccctctccaattCCATCTGACCGTTCTGAACGGAATGGCTCTGCgacctctgacccctcaccctctgaccaactctcctccctccatccacctccctctcctgttaAATGTGCCTCTCAGCCTTGCTCTCCTGCAAAACAATCCTCTGTACCCCGGTCACCTGCCAAAAACCCTTCCCCAGTGAAATCCTGTCCAGTGGTGTCCCAcccttgttctccctctcctaccaACCCTCTGGACCGTCATGGAGACACCAGCCAGGAGGGTACAACAGTCAGGTAATCCAAACAAAAAGTACAGTGCCATCCGAGAGTCTCATTGGAGAGTTGGGTTTAGTGCTACCAGACCAAGGCCAGTGTTAATCAACAGTATGAGTgctaatctaggatcaggtcctctctgtccataataaTCTGATTCATTGATCTATGATCTAAAATGCAAAACTGGTCCGAGATCAGACTCCTATTCGGAGACACTTGATAAACACAGTCCCAGAAAGTTATTTTCCTGAAACTGTAGTTTGAGCCTCTTCTGTCTACATCTAGTGGATAAAGAGAGTACTAACCTATTGGCCTGGTCTACTTGGTACACTGCATTTATATGGACAGCAGTACATGCATAACTACTCAGCTGTGTTTATAGTAGGGTACAGTATTTAATAGAGAGACTGTGTAGAGTGATAATATCTCTGTGTTGGAGGCGTTAGacctgtttctctccttcctccagacctctgtctcttcaGGAACACTGTCGTCCAATGCCCCAGAGACCAGTCTCAGCCACCACAAGCATGACTCTTCCCAGGGCCAGCTCAGCCACCAGAAGCATGACTCTTCACAGGGCCAGCTCAGCCACCAGAAGCATGACTCTTCCCAGGGCCAGCTCAGCCACCAGAAGCATGACTCTTCCCAGGGCTAGCTCAGCCACCAGAGGGCCAGAAGAGACCCAGGGGGCCAGAGGAGAACGGGTGGCACTGGTCAACATGGAACTTCTTGGGTAAACCACAACACACTGCAAATTAATTGCATATAAGTTCTTTATTGTTTAGAGATCAGTGTCTGATATACTATGGGGATAGGGCTTACTATCGAGCATGTCCGTTTTAATAGATATTTATAAACCCATGAATTATGTCAATCTTGGTCTAAAGGACATCCACTTCTTTGTGTTAAATATAATGTATCCCGTATCCCTTGCCATTATCATCACTTTATAGAGATATGAAGGTTATGATTCATCTCTATGTGTGTACTGATGACTGCTTCTTCTTCACAGGTTGCCTAACATTGGCAACACTTGCTTCCTTAACGCCACCCTGCAATGCCTCCTGGTCCTGCCATCCTTCTCAAAGGAAATCCTGAACCAGGAACAACTCTGgagctcctcccccttctccaacCTGCTCAGGTAAGGGAAGGCTCAAAAGCAGACACTCACCCCACACACCCATTAATTGTGGTCATAAATTAAAGAAGGGACACTCTTTTCACGCCACTTCTACAGAAAGGGATTGTCGTAGCAGGTTAAGATAGCACTTtcactaatcctaacccttttcctaaccttaaccacttcaTATTTTGCTGTGTATTGTATTTATGGTTTATTTTCCAGTTTCTTTTTGTTTTTGGAATCTTCATAACCCAGAGGAACAACAATGACACACTGATTATGATGTAGGCATTTTGTAGGCCAATTTGGAAAGTGTAGAATGACTACATGACCCATAATGCTCATTGACTGAACATTCCACCTTACGAGGGAAATTTGGTAGTTTTTTAAAATGCTCTGGAATTGAGAGCAGTATCCAAACCAAATATCTTAGGAGAATAAACAATACTTTTTTGTTGTTTGGCTTCATTGTCCGTCCTCAAAGGTGAAATTGCATCAAATCGAATGAAACATTTCTAATGATGGGGTGCCACTAGATAAAACATAtttgtatttactcatctcattcAGGCGTAAGCCAGTAGGTTGACACCATCCAGACAGCTGCTAActtactctctgtctcccctacAGGTGTCTGTCTGATGTGCACCGTTCTGGTCGACCTGACAGTGTGGCAAACCAGGCCTCAAAAGCAGACCTCATGTGGCAGGTCAAGTACTCCTTGTCGGGATACGATTTGAAGTATCTGGGGGACACGCAACAGGTAACTAAGGCACTACTCTCTTGTGTACGAGTGCTCTTCTTGCAAGGGTTCATTTTCTCTTTTTAATTTGCTTTTATCTTggtgtgtttctttctcttcctcatcATAGGACGCACACGAGTTACTTGTGGATATGCTGTGCCAGCTGAAGGAGGAGGGCATGATTCTGAAGACACTCGGGATGAACTATACCTGCCCTGTTTCCCAGCTGGAGTTCCAACTTGTGTCGGTGCGCACATGTACCAGGTAAGAGCTCCCATTTGTTGTAATGTATCTACTGAGAACATgatctttctatatatatatatatatatatatatatatatatacagtatatattaataTTACAAAACACATGGCATAACAGAAACATTGTAGAGACCTGAAACAGACTTGGTGCATTTTTCCTTCTCTTTGTCCTGCTTCTGAAGCTGTGGGCGCGAGTCGTCTACCAGAGAGGACTACAACCACCTCTCATTGGACTTCAGCCCTGAGCGCACCTTGCTGAGCAGCCTGGCACTCACTTTCAAAGTCAGCACTTAGGGCTCAGCCCTGCATGTAGAGACTAACACCCAGGGCAAGCTGCCCACTGCCTCAGAATACGCTATCTTATTATTGTAGTGGTATCATTCAATATGTAATGCTTTTGTTTCTAACCAGAGTGAAAAGGTTGAATTCACATGTGAGGGCTGTAAAGGCCTCCACGCCTCAAAGGTGGAGCAGTTCCACACACTGCCTCTGTGAGTTGTCCCTTTATAACCTCTCATAGTACTAGCAGTGTTTAATGTCCTGAGCCTTTAGGTGTAGTTACCTTCCTGAGCAGGTTGTAGGACTTAGAGGTGAGCACCGCCAAACACATTTCACTCATCTGTTATGTTGTTGACTGGTTTCATtgtctgtctgttcatctctcttcctctctgtttctgggCAGTGTGCTGGTTCTGCATCTGAAGAGGTTTGGAGGACCTGGGGGGTTGGAGAAGCTGGAGGCTCCTCTTTTGTTTCCTTCGGAGCTGAGGCTCTCCACCCTCTGTGGGGACATGGTGCCACACCTGCACAGTGCCAGCCCACAGGCCCTCACCAGCCAGGCCCCCAGCATCCAGGGGTCCATCCCCCAGACCCTCGCCAGCCAAGTCTCCAGCCCACCTGGAGAGACCAAAGACAGCGCCCTCTTCTGTTCAGGTAGGTCATGGCACCATAACACTATTCTTGCTCCAACATCACACAAACCACCCACTCCCAAAACGGTCCAGATGACAGAGAATCTACCTGCAATTTAAAATGTTTCTCAGACATCTTTAGTGATGTATGGGAGCTGATTTAGTCCAGAGCAATTCAGACAAGTGACCACGTTTTCACAGCTCTTGATATGTATATTTGACCCCTCAGATTCAAATGAGCAGGAACCAGGGAAAGTGCTGCTGACAGCCTCAgtggtgagaagagagagagagatagagagagagtgaatgcagtgaaaaataagttatgacagaacactgagataGTTATGAGGAGTACACAATGTAGTAGACCTCCTGTAATAGACTagtactgtagtagactgtagacagtgtggTGGACTGTAGAGGAAATGAGAATCCTATGATCACATGTGTTTTCTTACAGAAGCAGAAGCCAGTGCAGTCAGTGAATGGTTACTACCAGCTGACTGGCGTCGTCTCTCATTTGGGAGGCTCCGCAAACTCCGGTAAGTAAATaccatcaaacacacacatgcagatgcACAATACATATGACATCAGCTGAATTCCAAATCACTCCCTTCTCCTTGGATCTCAATTTGCATGTTCACATGTGCCTCTGCCGAATACACAAGCATCCCGAAGCTGAGGGAGTGAAAAGTATCGAGGGTGAAGGCCAGGGATCATCAACCATTTTTTTTCTaaaatttgtagactgcaaatatACCGTAGGAAggccaaacagatataatatttgactaatttcaaaccttgcttacatttgtgtaCAACCACATATATAGCTTTTTATtgtgcgtgggaatactttgaaacagatttccaaaatgaaaatcacttggagctgatttgatggtgtttttacagtcttttaacAATTACGTTTTATTTGGTTAGAAAACAtagggggccaaataaaatcatCCTTGGGCCAAATTTGTCTCGCGGGCCGCCATTTGTGGAACCCAGTTTTAGGGGATAATTAGACATTTCAACAGCCATTTCGGCCAAGCGAGCAAGGCTTCAGGCTTCAGTGAAGTGTCATCCCAACAAGCACTGCAATATGTTTAGAGTTTGCTCAATTTAATTCAAAAGAATGGAGAGGCATGCCTAATTATATGTTATGTGTATTTGTTTAtctctgatttcaaaacttgacaCATGTAACAGATAAAATACCTCCCAAATGAACTGTTTAACTGTTACAAAACACTCTATTACCCACAATAGCCTGACCCTTGACCTCTAGTCTGTCTTCCTTGTTCCACAGGGCACTACATTAGTGACATATTGCATGCCAGTGGAAACTGGTTCTGCTGTAACGACAGCCAGGTGTCAATGTCCAATGAAGCCACTGTGCTGAGGACCAGAGCCCGGAGGGCCTACATGCTCTTCTATATGTTCAGGTACTGCTTACTCTCACCATCTATATTCTTGTGTTGCTATTTATGTGTACGGTTCCTTTCACCCTACAGGGCAAGAGAGCGGGAGGCCCCAGCACACAGGGCCTAACAGGGCCACCAGCATCAGCCCCAGCCTAAACAGGGGCAGCACCTGGACCAGCACTCAGACCTGACTCAACAGGGGTAGTACCAGGCCCAGCCTcaaacccccagcccagcctcaacaGGGGTAGTACCAGGCCCAGTCTCaaaacccccagcccagcctcaaccCTCACACACCTGCCTCGAAAGGGGTAGCATTTGGCCCAACATCAACAACCCCGAGCCCAGCCATAACAGGGGTAGCACTGGGCCCAACATCATcacacccagcccagcctcaacATGGGAAGAACCAGGCCCAGTCTCAACATGGGCAGAACATGACCCAGCCCCAACACCCTCAGACCTGCCTCAACAGGTGCAGCATTCAGCCCTACTTCAATCATGCTGCTCTTCAACACTAGCATGAACATTCTTTCAGTAGCTTATGTCATCAATACCTGCCCTTGTCTTGACTACTTCACCTAATGTATAAAGTATACACACTAGATGTAGTACACATGTAGATGTGGTGGACAGAGAGTGTGATTATTTAGAGGGTATAACTTCCCTTCTATTTTGTTTGGTTTGAAATCCTCCTGTTGTGAAATACACTGTGGTGTCTAACCTCTTATTCAGCATGGTCACACCGGATGACCTGCAATATTAATAAAGACAAGCAAATGTAAGAAAATCCCATTTAAGATGATTCTGTTGACCGTTGTAACTCTTTAACTCAGGAAGATTTATGGTCTGGGATTCAGGCCGGTCCTAACAGGAAACGTGACAAAGGGAAGCAGCTGTAATGGAGCCTTCTAACACCCAATCAGGTCTGGAGGAGGAATGTCACATAAAGATTCAGAGGTGCTATGAGTATCTTTTGAAGTTACTCTCCAGTTGTATTTGAATAAATACAGACATGAAAATGCTGGGCTACGGATGTGACCTTGGTTCTGTGAGTAGAGTAACGGGTCACCAAACGACCTATGGGAACTCCTTCCCTTTCACGTGATGTGATTGAGATGCTTAATATCAACGATGTTTACAATGACGCCACACCCTTACTGTACCATTGTGACCTGTCACTGTTAAAGGCTGTGTGACGTGACACTCTGTCTTTTCTTATCTCACGTACACTCCCTtacgtatttatttggacagtgaagctacaaCTTTTCATTTGGCTCTATACGCCACCGTTTTGGAttggagatcaaatgtttcatatgggGTGActgtacagaatgtcacctttaatttattgaatggtaaataatgttgagtgagaaagttacagaggatcatacccccaagacatgctaacctctcaccattaccaataatagggaaggttagcattttatatcatatccccaagacatgctaacctctcaccattaccaataatagggaaggttagcattttatattatacccccaagacatactaacctctcaccattaccaataataggggaggttagcattttatatcatacccccaagacatgctaacctctcaccattaccaataataggggaggttagcattttatatcatacccccaagacatgctaacctctcaccattaccaataatagggaaggttagcattctatatcatacccccaagacatgctaacctctcaccattaccaataataggggaggttagcattttatatcatacccccaagacatactaacctctcaccattaccaataatagggaaggttagcattttatatcatacccccaagacatactaacctctcaccattaccaataatagggggttagcattttatatcatacccacaagacatgctaacctctcaccattaccaataataggggagcttagcattttatatcatacccccaagacatactaacctctcaccattaccaatagtaggggaggttagcattttatatcatacacccaagacatgctaacctctcaccattaccaataataggggagtttagcattttatatcataacccCAGACATGCCCTcggggcggcagggaagcctagtggttagagcgttggactagtaaccgaaaggttgcaagttcaaacccccaagctgacaaggtacaaatctgtcgttctgcccctgaacaggcagttaactcactgttcctaggccgtcattgaaaataagaatttgttcttattaactgactttcctggtaaaataaaaaaatgctaacctctcaccattaccaataatagggaaggttagcattttatattatacccccaagacatgctaacctctcaccattaccaataataggggaggttagcattttatatcatacccccaagacatgctaacctctcaccattaccaataatagggaaggttagcattttatatcatacccccaagacatgctaacctctcaccattaccaataataggggttagcattttatatcatacccccaagacatgctaacctctcaccattagtgCTATTATCTTTAATCATagtattctattcttatttacaattaaaaTGACTCCaaagttacacaatacattatttaccattaattacTATTACATttccattttagtcatttagcagacatacAATTAGAGCATTCATCTTAACATACAGTGCCTCCAGAAATAATTCACACCCCtcgacttttccacattttgttgtattacagactgaatttaaaatgcagtaaata comes from the Oncorhynchus masou masou isolate Uvic2021 unplaced genomic scaffold, UVic_Omas_1.1 unplaced_scaffold_518, whole genome shotgun sequence genome and includes:
- the LOC135535811 gene encoding ubiquitin carboxyl-terminal hydrolase 37-like, which translates into the protein MELLGLPNIGNTCFLNATLQCLLVLPSFSKEILNQEQLWSSSPFSNLLRCLSDVHRSGRPDSVANQASKADLMWQVKYSLSGYDLKYLGDTQQDAHELLVDMLCQLKEEGMILKTLGMNYTCPVSQLEFQLVSVRTCTSCGRESSTREDYNHLSLDFSPERTLLSSLALTFKSEKVEFTCEGCKGLHASKVEQFHTLPLVLVLHLKRFGGPGGLEKLEAPLLFPSELRLSTLCGDMVPHLHSASPQALTSQAPSIQGSIPQTLASQVSSPPGETKDSALFCSEAEASAVSEWLLPADWRRLSFGRLRKLRAREREAPAHRA